A single genomic interval of Cupriavidus necator harbors:
- a CDS encoding polysaccharide biosynthesis tyrosine autokinase — translation MKPIGTRYQAPAGADEREPAVDLTSYLDLLARYRRTFLSVAGVIIGLGLIYAILAKPVYRTDMTVQVEDSSGNSIGKLAAGVSPAFDVKPAASAEIELLRSRMVVGKAVDDLRLYIEAAPRYFPLIGPAIANFNPELSHPGLFGWGGFAWGHESITVAQLDVPAPMEERKITLTALGDDAYRVRFASDNVEATGKVGSPLTISTATGTVTMLVSQIDGRPGVQFVLRRLPRGAAITRLQEKLAISERGKQSGVIGVSLEGISPDMTAAVLNEIGNAYVDQNIRRKAAEAEKSLAFLEGQLPLLRQQVDVAETRYNAMRNQRGTIDLSEESKLILGQSVQIQTKLQELQQKRQELAARFTSNHPAIALIDNQIAGLNGQLNGVSGRIQKLPDVEQNVLRLMRDVKVSTELLQTLLNEVQQLKLVKASKVGTARIVDPADVPLKPVRPDRAMIAGMSLALGLLAGLLAIFMRHMLDGGVADADEIERQTGMTVYSTIPFSKQQSELPSGGNLLALQQPDDPAVESLRSFRTALRFAMAGSNSRTVMITGPAPGVGKSFVCANFAAIAAAGSRVVLIDADLRRGSLQSLFDARRGPGLTELLMGAPLEQVLQRQVAPGLDFISTGTQPPHAADLLLTSSIDSLLEQLKSRYDLVLIDTPPVLAAADASILASKAGVVFLVARAEKTTTDELIAAQRAIQQAGADIKGVLFNGLLIEGRWYRSHNYFGKYRYLAEYGNGQSKRA, via the coding sequence ATGAAACCGATCGGTACGCGATACCAGGCCCCCGCTGGCGCGGACGAGCGCGAGCCGGCAGTGGACCTCACCTCCTATCTCGATTTGCTGGCCCGCTATCGACGGACCTTCCTGTCCGTCGCCGGAGTCATCATCGGCCTCGGTCTCATCTACGCCATCCTGGCAAAGCCGGTCTACCGCACCGACATGACGGTACAAGTGGAGGACTCGAGCGGTAACTCGATAGGCAAGCTCGCAGCCGGCGTCTCGCCGGCTTTCGACGTCAAACCCGCGGCTTCTGCGGAGATCGAACTCCTGCGCTCACGGATGGTAGTCGGCAAGGCGGTCGACGACCTGCGTCTGTATATCGAAGCCGCACCGCGCTATTTCCCGCTGATTGGCCCGGCAATCGCCAATTTCAATCCTGAACTGTCGCACCCGGGGCTGTTTGGATGGGGCGGCTTCGCGTGGGGCCATGAATCGATCACCGTGGCCCAGCTCGACGTGCCAGCGCCCATGGAGGAACGCAAGATCACGTTGACCGCGCTGGGTGACGACGCGTACAGGGTGCGGTTTGCCAGCGACAATGTCGAGGCTACCGGCAAGGTGGGATCGCCATTGACGATCAGCACGGCCACCGGGACGGTCACCATGCTGGTCAGCCAGATCGACGGACGCCCCGGTGTCCAGTTCGTACTCCGTCGCCTGCCGCGCGGCGCGGCCATCACGCGATTGCAGGAGAAGCTGGCGATCAGCGAGCGTGGCAAGCAAAGCGGCGTGATCGGCGTGTCGCTGGAGGGAATCTCGCCGGACATGACGGCAGCTGTCCTCAACGAGATCGGTAACGCCTATGTTGACCAGAACATCCGCCGCAAAGCCGCTGAAGCCGAGAAGTCGCTGGCCTTTCTCGAGGGACAACTGCCGCTGCTCAGGCAGCAGGTCGATGTGGCCGAGACCCGGTATAACGCGATGCGCAATCAACGCGGCACCATCGACCTCAGCGAGGAGTCCAAGCTGATCCTGGGCCAGTCGGTACAGATCCAGACCAAGCTTCAGGAATTGCAGCAGAAGCGCCAGGAGCTGGCTGCACGCTTTACCTCCAATCACCCGGCGATCGCACTCATCGACAACCAGATTGCCGGCCTGAACGGCCAGCTGAACGGTGTATCCGGGCGGATCCAGAAGCTGCCGGATGTGGAACAGAATGTGCTTCGCCTGATGCGCGACGTCAAGGTCAGCACTGAGTTGCTTCAGACGCTGCTAAACGAGGTGCAGCAGCTGAAACTGGTCAAGGCAAGCAAAGTGGGAACCGCGAGGATTGTCGACCCGGCCGATGTGCCGCTCAAACCAGTGCGGCCTGATCGGGCGATGATTGCGGGGATGTCGCTGGCCCTGGGCTTGCTTGCCGGCCTGCTGGCGATCTTCATGCGCCATATGCTCGATGGCGGCGTGGCCGACGCGGACGAGATCGAGAGGCAGACAGGGATGACCGTCTATTCGACCATCCCCTTCAGCAAGCAGCAGTCAGAGCTGCCATCCGGCGGCAACCTGCTGGCACTACAGCAGCCGGACGACCCGGCCGTGGAGAGTCTGCGCAGCTTCCGCACGGCATTGCGTTTCGCCATGGCTGGGAGCAATAGTCGGACGGTGATGATCACCGGGCCCGCCCCGGGCGTCGGCAAATCCTTTGTCTGCGCGAACTTTGCCGCGATTGCCGCCGCTGGCAGCCGCGTGGTGCTTATCGATGCCGACCTGCGCCGCGGCAGCCTGCAGAGCCTCTTTGATGCCAGGCGCGGGCCAGGCTTGACCGAACTGCTGATGGGCGCGCCGCTGGAACAGGTTTTGCAGCGGCAAGTGGCGCCCGGCCTGGACTTTATCTCGACCGGCACGCAACCACCACACGCGGCGGATTTGCTGCTGACTTCCAGCATAGATTCCCTGCTTGAGCAACTCAAATCGCGCTATGACCTCGTGCTGATCGATACCCCGCCAGTGCTTGCCGCTGCCGACGCGAGCATCCTGGCGAGCAAGGCTGGCGTAGTGTTCCTCGTCGCGCGTGCCGAGAAGACCACCACCGACGAGTTGATCGCGGCGCAACGGGCCATCCAGCAGGCCGGCGCCGACATCAAGGGCGTGCTCTTCAACGGCCTTCTGATCGAGGGACGCTGGTACCGGTCCCACAACTACTTCGGCAAGTATCGCTATCTCGCCGAATACGGCAATGGACAGAGCAAGCGGGCCTAG
- a CDS encoding low molecular weight protein-tyrosine-phosphatase — protein sequence MVHSILVVCIGNICRSPMAACLLGHVLPACEVVSAGLAPPVGAPADPNAVRLLAREGFDIVGHRARAVDDALVAAADLILVMDSEQRDELERVFPHARGKTHRLCEYTHTDVPDPYGCSPKMFGIVLELIKQGIASWSTRLGAAAAPAHVQGEAS from the coding sequence ATGGTTCACTCAATCCTGGTGGTGTGCATCGGTAACATCTGTCGCAGCCCGATGGCGGCTTGCCTGCTGGGCCATGTCCTGCCTGCTTGCGAGGTGGTTTCCGCCGGGCTCGCACCGCCGGTCGGCGCCCCCGCTGATCCGAACGCTGTCAGGCTGCTTGCACGCGAGGGGTTCGATATCGTCGGTCACCGCGCACGCGCCGTCGATGACGCACTGGTGGCGGCGGCAGATCTGATCCTCGTGATGGACAGCGAGCAACGCGACGAGCTCGAGCGGGTTTTCCCGCACGCGCGCGGGAAAACCCACCGGCTTTGCGAATATACGCACACGGATGTGCCGGATCCGTATGGATGCTCGCCGAAGATGTTCGGCATCGTGCTGGAACTGATCAAGCAGGGCATCGCATCATGGTCTACACGGCTGGGGGCTGCTGCTGCACCCGCACATGTTCAAGGAGAGGCATCATGA
- a CDS encoding O-antigen ligase family protein, producing MTTNTGGNKAIMKRRYLSFCAGVVFVTLFPGYFYYHTAVAGGFFPPVLGGFFGPMSVVLGVPLLALGAGAMIVGRERSLFIDQAFMLYLLFAVAWSSLHFLLGMGAQGSPAVYLYNLGAMFLWLVVYAAVRSLDLDGKWLRWILSLSLVYFLAIAAWQSNGQFYDTERLAGDAVRVSGYQGLARSAAVVALVLLAMNAGLRAALITVIAVPLLFLLGARSEFMAFLVVAAMLMVVREGASRTTLIWLPLGVAGIAYLAISFQILEGNSRILQLLAIKESASYQARSELMQYAVRIIMEHPLLGSYASEMEIGEMGSYAHNALSAWVSYGLAGFLGFVLLLGCALVQSAWLAKKGGASDPQVALALAFSLYAVTLAATAKSVNDPIFALAWGATACALDKRRRTSTPSLTQAGVRSREAELTKVRSPSL from the coding sequence TTGACGACCAACACGGGAGGCAACAAGGCAATCATGAAGCGCAGGTACCTCTCATTCTGCGCCGGCGTGGTCTTCGTCACCCTCTTTCCGGGTTACTTCTACTATCACACCGCGGTTGCTGGCGGTTTCTTTCCGCCGGTGCTGGGCGGCTTCTTCGGCCCGATGTCGGTCGTGCTCGGTGTCCCGCTGCTGGCACTCGGCGCCGGCGCGATGATAGTCGGGCGCGAACGGTCGCTTTTTATCGATCAAGCTTTCATGCTGTATTTGCTGTTTGCCGTGGCATGGTCAAGCCTGCATTTCCTGCTCGGCATGGGGGCGCAGGGATCCCCCGCCGTCTATTTGTATAACCTCGGCGCGATGTTCCTTTGGCTGGTGGTCTACGCGGCAGTACGGAGCCTCGATCTGGACGGGAAGTGGCTGCGCTGGATACTTTCCCTTTCACTGGTCTACTTCCTGGCGATCGCCGCATGGCAATCGAATGGCCAGTTCTACGATACCGAAAGGCTTGCTGGTGATGCGGTGCGGGTCTCGGGCTATCAGGGGCTGGCCCGTTCTGCCGCCGTTGTCGCCCTGGTCCTGCTCGCGATGAATGCGGGATTGCGAGCAGCACTGATTACAGTGATTGCCGTACCCCTATTGTTCCTGTTAGGGGCAAGGTCCGAGTTTATGGCATTCCTCGTGGTGGCCGCAATGCTCATGGTGGTTCGGGAAGGCGCGTCGCGGACCACGCTGATCTGGCTTCCGCTGGGCGTTGCTGGTATCGCCTATCTCGCCATCAGTTTCCAGATCCTCGAGGGCAACTCGCGCATTCTGCAGCTTCTGGCGATCAAGGAATCGGCTTCCTATCAGGCAAGAAGCGAACTGATGCAGTACGCCGTCAGGATAATCATGGAGCATCCGCTGCTTGGAAGCTATGCTTCCGAGATGGAGATCGGCGAAATGGGAAGCTATGCGCACAACGCACTTTCGGCCTGGGTCAGCTACGGGCTCGCGGGCTTTCTTGGCTTTGTACTCCTGCTGGGCTGTGCCTTGGTACAGTCGGCCTGGCTGGCCAAAAAGGGCGGCGCATCGGATCCGCAGGTTGCACTGGCGCTGGCCTTCAGCCTCTATGCAGTGACGTTGGCGGCCACCGCCAAATCCGTCAACGACCCGATCTTCGCCCTGGCGTGGGGCGCGACGGCTTGCGCACTAGACAAGCGCCGGCGCACAAGCACGCCATCCCTGACACAGGCAGGGGTGCGCAGCCGCGAAGCAGAGCTGACAAAAGTCCGCTCTCCATCCCTCTGA
- a CDS encoding polysaccharide deacetylase family protein, producing the protein MRHMTPEALSWLQRILAERFGHGFHLQAAGADFVHLCLAGSGQRSIEIAADPGTFRRADSELAFTSWDALAEGWQPALGSPLPAPGLARAPSPLIEATTTGYRIHYDVLGLSYWMLSRQEEVGRSDLDSYGRFPASASHAGKHGYLERPVVDEWLHILGQVISRLWPELQLRQQRASMKVSHDVDVPSRYGFASAARIIRRMAGDILIRRDVKSVLQAPVIRLKTRTALHPTDRVNTFDWIMDVSERHGLVSAFYFICGCTDPSKDADYEPEHPAICGLMQRIHARGHEIGLHPSFNTYRAPEKLQAEAKRLRRICEQENIEQEAWGGRMHYLRWEHPTTMLGWEQAGMTYDSTLTYADHAGFRCGTCFEYPAFDPVAGTALNLRIRPLIAMEGSVIGYMGLGTGEAAWKKFRELKDTCKAVNGCFTMLWHNSSLGSAEERDLYQAVLEH; encoded by the coding sequence ATGAGGCATATGACCCCGGAAGCCCTTTCCTGGCTACAGCGGATTCTGGCCGAGCGATTCGGCCATGGCTTTCACCTGCAAGCTGCTGGCGCGGACTTTGTCCACCTGTGCCTTGCTGGTTCCGGCCAGAGGTCGATTGAGATTGCCGCAGATCCCGGCACCTTCCGGCGCGCCGACTCTGAGCTCGCCTTCACGAGCTGGGACGCGCTTGCCGAGGGTTGGCAGCCGGCCCTCGGCAGTCCCTTGCCAGCGCCAGGCCTCGCGCGCGCACCGTCACCGCTGATCGAGGCGACCACTACCGGCTATCGCATCCACTATGACGTTCTCGGTCTAAGCTACTGGATGCTGTCGCGCCAGGAGGAGGTCGGCCGCTCCGACCTCGACAGCTACGGTCGTTTCCCGGCCAGCGCGTCGCATGCCGGGAAACATGGCTATCTGGAGCGGCCGGTGGTGGACGAATGGCTGCATATCCTTGGCCAGGTGATCAGCCGGCTATGGCCCGAACTGCAGCTCAGGCAGCAGCGGGCCAGCATGAAGGTGTCGCATGACGTGGATGTGCCCAGCCGCTATGGCTTTGCCTCTGCGGCGAGAATCATCCGCCGCATGGCGGGCGACATACTGATACGCCGGGACGTGAAAAGCGTGCTGCAGGCTCCCGTGATACGGCTTAAGACCCGGACCGCGCTGCATCCGACGGATCGGGTCAATACCTTCGACTGGATCATGGATGTTTCCGAGCGCCATGGACTGGTCAGCGCTTTCTACTTCATCTGTGGCTGTACCGACCCCAGCAAGGATGCCGACTACGAGCCCGAGCATCCCGCCATATGTGGACTGATGCAGCGCATCCATGCCCGCGGCCACGAAATCGGCCTGCATCCGAGCTTCAATACCTATCGCGCCCCCGAAAAGCTCCAGGCGGAAGCAAAGCGGCTGCGGCGGATATGCGAGCAGGAGAATATCGAACAGGAAGCATGGGGCGGCCGCATGCATTACCTGCGCTGGGAACACCCCACCACCATGCTTGGTTGGGAGCAGGCAGGCATGACCTACGACAGCACGCTCACCTACGCCGACCACGCCGGATTCCGCTGCGGAACCTGCTTCGAGTATCCGGCCTTCGACCCGGTCGCGGGAACGGCGCTGAACCTGCGCATCCGTCCGCTGATTGCGATGGAAGGCAGCGTCATTGGTTATATGGGGCTTGGAACCGGCGAAGCAGCCTGGAAGAAGTTCCGGGAACTGAAGGATACCTGCAAGGCGGTGAACGGCTGTTTCACGATGCTCTGGCATAACTCATCGCTCGGCAGTGCCGAAGAACGGGATCTGTACCAGGCGGTGCTTGAGCACTGA
- a CDS encoding acetyltransferase, with protein MPLVHASAVSSVVIAGAGGLGVELYDYLQAEALCGGPVVAGFIDDRPGKVPDGIDLPHLGPIRQFRPASHQAVLVAIAATQARQDVLSWLLQIGIEVPLYVHSTALVSPSARLGVGALIFPFTVVSRGALVEDGVVANVFSGIGHGSRAGACSVLSPHAVLNGNATVGPRCFLGTRATLYPGVTIGADCVVDSHTGVSANAKDRQFITAGTYQITARRIRDQ; from the coding sequence ATGCCACTCGTTCACGCGTCTGCCGTCTCTTCAGTGGTCATCGCCGGCGCCGGCGGGCTCGGGGTGGAACTCTATGATTATCTGCAGGCAGAAGCATTGTGCGGCGGACCGGTTGTAGCGGGCTTCATCGATGACAGGCCGGGCAAGGTTCCGGACGGCATAGATCTGCCGCATCTGGGACCGATACGTCAGTTCCGCCCCGCGTCGCACCAGGCAGTGCTGGTCGCGATAGCTGCCACCCAGGCACGGCAGGACGTACTGTCTTGGCTCTTGCAAATCGGGATCGAGGTTCCGCTGTATGTACACAGCACGGCCCTTGTCTCGCCTTCCGCCCGCCTGGGCGTGGGTGCACTGATCTTTCCATTCACTGTCGTCAGTCGGGGCGCATTGGTGGAGGATGGCGTGGTGGCCAATGTCTTCAGCGGGATCGGCCATGGTTCCCGGGCGGGCGCATGCTCTGTGCTGTCACCTCACGCGGTCCTCAATGGCAACGCCACCGTCGGACCGCGGTGTTTCCTGGGGACACGTGCAACGCTCTACCCAGGCGTGACAATCGGTGCCGATTGCGTTGTCGACTCTCACACCGGCGTCTCCGCCAACGCCAAGGACCGGCAGTTCATCACTGCCGGTACCTACCAGATTACGGCACGCCGGATCCGTGATCAGTGA
- a CDS encoding glycosyltransferase family 4 protein, which translates to MKHVWILNHYAQEPGGTGGTRHFHLAKHLSSSGWQATVIAATAIGSGEKRLEAGELSRLDSIRDVPFLWVRTPIYEGDGAGRMLNMLAYSWRVLRRRTTHGLPRPDVVIGSSVHPFAAAAGALLARRFKVPFVFEVRDLWPQTLVDMGRLREGDFLTWALRKLETWLYRRAARIVVLLPHAWEYITPLGIPRERITWIPNGVDLSLFPPTPERTGEPSGRFTLMYFGAHGQANGLDNLLQAMKLVQSSPEGRHIVLRLVGDGRMKAALIEQARQLGLSNVSFEPPVPKFRIPAVAMEADAFVIAVRDLPRLYRYGISMNKLFDYLAAARPVVIASNAANNPVADSAAGLTVGAEQPRALADAIINIAAAPLEARLRMGRAGREYVERNHSFQQLAQRLAVVLDEACEATV; encoded by the coding sequence ATGAAGCATGTCTGGATTCTCAATCACTATGCCCAGGAGCCCGGCGGCACAGGCGGCACGAGACACTTCCATCTCGCAAAGCACCTGAGCTCGTCTGGCTGGCAGGCGACCGTCATCGCGGCCACCGCGATCGGCAGCGGCGAGAAGCGGCTGGAGGCGGGCGAGTTGTCGCGCCTGGACAGTATTCGCGATGTGCCCTTCCTCTGGGTACGCACGCCCATATACGAAGGCGATGGCGCCGGCCGAATGCTCAACATGCTGGCCTACAGTTGGCGTGTATTGCGTCGGCGCACCACGCACGGCCTGCCGCGCCCGGACGTGGTGATCGGCTCCAGCGTCCATCCCTTTGCCGCGGCGGCGGGCGCCCTGCTGGCGCGCCGCTTCAAGGTGCCATTCGTATTCGAGGTGCGCGACCTGTGGCCGCAAACACTGGTGGACATGGGCCGTCTGCGTGAAGGGGACTTCCTGACCTGGGCATTGCGCAAGCTGGAGACGTGGTTGTACCGACGTGCCGCTCGCATCGTTGTGCTGTTGCCGCATGCGTGGGAGTACATCACGCCGCTCGGCATCCCGAGGGAGCGCATCACCTGGATACCCAATGGCGTGGACCTTTCGCTGTTCCCGCCCACGCCTGAGCGCACTGGGGAACCATCCGGGCGATTCACGCTGATGTATTTCGGCGCCCACGGGCAGGCCAACGGCCTGGACAACTTGCTGCAGGCGATGAAGCTGGTGCAATCGAGTCCGGAGGGACGGCACATCGTGCTGCGCCTGGTGGGGGATGGCCGCATGAAGGCTGCACTGATTGAGCAGGCGCGGCAGCTCGGCTTGAGCAATGTCAGCTTTGAGCCCCCGGTGCCGAAATTCCGCATCCCTGCCGTGGCGATGGAGGCGGATGCCTTTGTCATCGCCGTGCGCGACCTGCCGCGGCTGTACCGGTACGGGATCAGCATGAACAAGTTGTTTGACTACTTGGCTGCGGCCCGCCCCGTCGTCATCGCCTCCAATGCCGCCAACAATCCGGTGGCCGATTCGGCGGCCGGACTGACGGTCGGCGCGGAGCAGCCTCGGGCACTGGCCGATGCCATCATCAACATCGCCGCGGCGCCGCTCGAGGCCCGCCTGCGCATGGGGCGCGCCGGGCGGGAGTACGTCGAACGCAACCACAGCTTCCAGCAGCTGGCGCAGCGTCTGGCTGTCGTGCTGGACGAAGCATGCGAAGCCACAGTTTAG
- a CDS encoding membrane protein encodes MRLSWVLIVHIGGASLTFPLAAMIALRLVYLGFWRQACYWLLSLGAGVAVILAGKLAFEIGGWSIPSANVYSISGHAMLTASVYPVLCAMLGSTWGRRTARFGLFAGVWVAVVVAVALIVGRYHTLAETLIGMAVGLTVAWLNLHPFRPLARAGQTPMLARLALCGFLVLIMPAALHPIKTRLWSHGLLWFGVTERYFRSIDTDPVSGRTVVNVEQCRLPSYRACSDTF; translated from the coding sequence ATGCGATTGTCCTGGGTGCTGATCGTCCATATTGGCGGCGCTTCACTCACGTTCCCCCTTGCTGCCATGATTGCGCTGCGGCTGGTCTACCTGGGCTTTTGGAGGCAGGCATGCTATTGGCTCCTGTCGCTGGGGGCCGGCGTGGCCGTCATTCTTGCAGGGAAACTCGCGTTCGAAATTGGGGGATGGTCAATACCATCGGCGAACGTGTACAGCATAAGCGGGCACGCCATGCTTACGGCTTCGGTCTACCCGGTGCTCTGTGCGATGCTGGGATCGACATGGGGCAGGCGCACAGCCAGGTTCGGCCTGTTTGCCGGTGTATGGGTGGCGGTCGTGGTGGCGGTTGCCCTGATTGTCGGTCGCTATCATACGCTGGCGGAAACCCTGATCGGCATGGCTGTGGGGTTGACCGTGGCATGGCTCAACCTACATCCCTTTCGTCCGCTTGCGCGCGCCGGTCAGACGCCGATGCTTGCCCGGCTGGCACTTTGCGGCTTCCTGGTCCTTATTATGCCGGCCGCGCTGCATCCTATCAAAACTCGCTTGTGGTCCCATGGGTTGCTTTGGTTCGGTGTCACCGAGCGCTATTTCAGATCCATCGACACCGATCCGGTTTCCGGCCGGACTGTGGTGAATGTCGAACAGTGCCGTTTGCCGTCTTACCGGGCATGTTCTGACACCTTCTGA